In the Streptomyces formicae genome, one interval contains:
- a CDS encoding non-ribosomal peptide synthetase, translating to MPDHRSLSTLPHLLESAARDTARGITFIGGSFLTYAELRDSAERIAQGLHGLGTTPGDRVLIVADEPETFFRAFWGSLLAGLVPCPVAPPADPSRWATQLEYLRDLLGDPLVLVSKVSHADLPDVGLRAATVDELSHAAPAHVRIPAAAPDDLALLMLTSGSTGSSKAVRLTHANLLAAQAGKAGALELGPADTILNWISTDHIAAIEAHLLPMLNGADQVMTVPATVLADPVEFLRLLTAHRVKVTFTPNFLFGQINQALAQRPPAPQEVDLSQVRHVISGGEATVTATVREFLTHLAPYGLRDDVIVPAFGMTETCAGSVFNRDFATRDRGTEFPPLGRPVQGLRIRVADESGTVLASTDRPGVTEPGEVQLHGTMVTDGYFANDRATTQAFTADGWFRTGDLGQLDADGRLTLVGRTKDSIIVNGVNYYSHDLETVLDELGEVRRGQVAAFPVRPEGADSEQLAIAFVPEGDLADDTAVYQAIVAIRSSTVMHWGFRPQLVLPVTVADIPRGNLGKVQRTRLRTAVESGTLDAAARRADEVSTRFLGGYVAPEGATETALAAIYARALGLAKVPATASFFDLGGTSLDVLRLKLEIQNEFGIDDVPMSTLLQAPSVRALAGRLTGGRGAGGDAAYDPLVPLQVTGEGTPLFCVHPGLGEVLVFINLAKYFTGERPFYALRARGFGQGETHFASFDEMVATYVTAIRRAQPHGPYAVAGYSYGGAVAFEIAKRLEADGDEVKFVGVFNLPPSISGRMNEITFTDGAINLALFLELIDAADIPELTARLRPLPAADQLAHLIDQAPKRRLTELDLTVERFTAWVHLAQSMVHLGRDYEPSGSVGQAHVFYCTPLKGTKQEWLDNQLRHWDDFTRRPTTFIEVDGEHYTLMSPQHVQTFQTTLRRELARALG from the coding sequence ATGCCGGATCACCGTTCCCTTTCCACGCTTCCGCACCTGCTGGAGAGCGCCGCCCGCGACACCGCACGAGGCATCACTTTCATCGGCGGCTCCTTCCTGACCTACGCCGAACTGCGGGATTCCGCCGAGCGGATCGCTCAAGGGCTGCACGGCCTCGGCACCACCCCCGGCGACCGGGTCCTGATCGTCGCCGATGAACCCGAGACCTTCTTCCGCGCCTTCTGGGGATCCCTCCTCGCCGGGCTCGTCCCGTGCCCCGTCGCGCCACCGGCCGACCCCTCCCGCTGGGCGACTCAACTGGAGTACCTGCGCGACCTGTTGGGCGATCCCTTGGTGCTCGTGTCCAAGGTGTCCCACGCCGATCTGCCCGACGTCGGGCTGCGCGCGGCGACGGTGGACGAGCTGAGCCACGCCGCTCCCGCCCACGTCCGGATCCCCGCGGCGGCGCCCGACGACCTCGCCCTGCTGATGCTCACCTCCGGCTCCACCGGATCCAGCAAGGCCGTCAGGCTCACCCACGCCAATCTGCTCGCGGCACAGGCCGGCAAGGCGGGCGCGCTCGAACTGGGGCCCGCCGACACGATATTGAACTGGATATCGACCGATCACATCGCCGCGATCGAGGCGCACCTGCTGCCGATGCTCAACGGCGCCGACCAGGTCATGACGGTTCCGGCGACCGTGCTCGCCGACCCCGTGGAGTTCCTCAGGCTGCTCACGGCGCACCGCGTCAAGGTGACCTTCACGCCCAACTTCCTGTTCGGACAGATCAATCAGGCGCTCGCGCAGCGGCCCCCCGCCCCGCAGGAGGTGGACCTTTCGCAGGTGCGGCACGTCATCTCCGGCGGCGAGGCCACGGTGACCGCGACCGTGCGGGAGTTCCTGACCCACCTCGCCCCGTACGGGCTGCGCGACGACGTGATCGTCCCCGCCTTCGGGATGACGGAGACCTGCGCGGGCAGCGTGTTCAACCGGGACTTCGCCACCCGCGACCGGGGCACCGAGTTCCCTCCGCTGGGGCGCCCCGTCCAGGGCCTGCGCATCCGCGTCGCCGACGAGAGCGGCACCGTCCTCGCCTCCACCGACCGGCCGGGGGTCACCGAACCCGGCGAGGTGCAGCTGCACGGCACGATGGTCACCGACGGGTACTTCGCCAACGACCGCGCCACCACCCAGGCGTTCACCGCCGACGGCTGGTTCCGCACCGGCGACCTGGGGCAGCTCGACGCCGACGGGCGGCTGACGCTGGTCGGCCGCACCAAGGACTCCATCATCGTCAACGGCGTCAACTACTACAGCCATGACCTGGAGACCGTCCTGGACGAGCTGGGCGAGGTGCGGCGCGGCCAGGTCGCGGCCTTCCCCGTCCGGCCCGAGGGCGCCGACTCCGAGCAGCTCGCCATCGCGTTCGTACCCGAGGGCGACCTCGCCGACGACACGGCCGTCTACCAGGCGATCGTGGCTATCCGCAGCTCCACGGTCATGCACTGGGGCTTCCGCCCGCAGCTCGTCCTGCCGGTCACCGTCGCGGACATCCCCCGGGGCAACCTCGGCAAGGTCCAGCGGACCCGGCTGCGCACCGCCGTCGAGAGCGGCACCCTCGACGCGGCGGCCCGCCGCGCGGACGAGGTGAGCACCCGGTTCCTCGGCGGGTACGTGGCCCCGGAGGGCGCCACGGAGACCGCGCTCGCCGCCATCTACGCCCGCGCGCTCGGCCTCGCGAAGGTGCCGGCGACGGCCAGCTTCTTCGACCTCGGCGGCACCTCGCTGGACGTGCTGCGGCTCAAGCTGGAGATCCAGAACGAGTTCGGCATCGACGACGTGCCTATGTCGACCCTCCTCCAGGCGCCGTCCGTCCGGGCGCTGGCCGGACGTCTCACCGGCGGCCGGGGCGCGGGCGGAGACGCGGCGTACGACCCGCTGGTGCCTCTTCAGGTCACCGGCGAGGGCACACCGCTGTTCTGCGTGCATCCCGGCCTCGGCGAGGTCCTCGTGTTCATCAACCTCGCCAAGTACTTCACCGGGGAGCGGCCGTTCTACGCGCTGCGGGCGCGCGGGTTCGGGCAGGGCGAGACGCACTTCGCGTCCTTCGACGAGATGGTCGCGACCTATGTGACGGCGATCCGCCGGGCGCAGCCCCACGGCCCCTACGCCGTCGCCGGGTACTCCTACGGCGGCGCGGTCGCCTTCGAGATCGCCAAGCGGCTCGAGGCGGACGGCGACGAGGTCAAGTTCGTCGGTGTGTTCAATCTGCCGCCGAGCATCTCGGGCCGCATGAACGAGATCACGTTCACCGACGGCGCGATCAACCTCGCGCTGTTCCTCGAACTGATCGACGCGGCCGACATCCCGGAGCTCACCGCCCGGCTGCGCCCGCTGCCCGCGGCCGACCAACTGGCGCATCTGATCGACCAGGCACCGAAACGGCGTCTGACCGAACTCGACCTGACCGTCGAACGGTTCACCGCCTGGGTGCACCTGGCGCAGAGCATGGTGCACCTCGGCCGCGACTACGAACCCTCGGGGTCGGTCGGACAGGCGCACGTCTTCTACTGCACTCCGCTCAAGGGCACCAAGCAGGAGTGGCTGGACAACCAGCTGCGCCACTGGGACGACTTCACCCGGCGCCCCACCACGTTCATCGAGGTCGACGGCGAGCACTACACCCTGATGAGCCCGCAGCACGTGCAGACCTTCCAGACGACACTGCGCCGTGAACTGGCCCGTGCGCTCGGCTAA
- a CDS encoding cupin domain-containing protein, whose amino-acid sequence MGHDSRSDLPFTSTVVAEGYDRWSPPLHKEFETNTHHGQLGQTLIKETGLVRVWETLLEPGARIPVHRHERDYTWIALTDGHARQHSEDGASREISFVRGQTLHFRLGEGRHHLHDLKNIGEEPLSFLTVETKTAQPREDLRPRCS is encoded by the coding sequence GTGGGTCACGATTCCCGCTCCGACCTCCCCTTCACCAGCACCGTCGTCGCCGAGGGGTATGACCGCTGGAGCCCGCCCCTGCACAAGGAGTTCGAGACCAACACCCACCACGGCCAGCTGGGCCAGACCCTCATCAAGGAGACCGGCCTGGTACGCGTCTGGGAGACCCTTCTGGAGCCGGGCGCGCGCATCCCCGTCCACCGGCACGAGCGGGACTACACCTGGATCGCGCTGACCGACGGCCACGCACGCCAGCACTCCGAGGACGGCGCCAGCCGCGAGATCTCCTTCGTCCGCGGCCAGACCCTCCACTTCCGTCTCGGCGAGGGACGCCACCATCTGCACGACCTGAAGAACATCGGCGAGGAACCCCTGTCGTTCCTGACGGTGGAGACGAAGACCGCCCAGCCGCGGGAAGATCTCCGACCCCGATGTAGTTAG
- a CDS encoding ATP-grasp domain-containing protein yields MIVIGYRDDLDLALRRRGLTPFYIVPRPAVPPQGIDFTSVSDIENAHEILRAVLAARIEDVAGVLSCHEMGVFGAAYLRQQLNLPGNPDSKRVLHFRDKYLQKNSLPPHVRRAHCRYVPSGTTFEELATELGNPFVIKPANGGGSLRTTIVRSPEDYEQALNPFPDRSDVAVVAESFIDAPEIYVDGVWGDGGLRWWTLVGYHASPLSAAQGGIMAAYILDRRLHAALYEQAETLATDALKSLEAPDCVFHLEMFKEAEGLTFGECALRLPGGLSPRCNELTYGVNLFDIEISLALGEGVPPIEADPNPERFHAHILLRPSTNGTATQADFERAFQLDEISYPSTPDARVGPYGMVGYAIVSDADEATLQKKIEDIVRFNEVC; encoded by the coding sequence ATGATTGTCATCGGTTACCGGGACGACCTTGACCTGGCGCTACGGAGAAGGGGATTGACCCCTTTCTACATCGTGCCGCGGCCCGCAGTCCCGCCCCAGGGCATCGACTTCACGTCCGTCTCCGACATCGAGAACGCCCATGAGATTCTGCGCGCGGTGCTCGCGGCGCGAATCGAGGACGTCGCAGGAGTTCTCAGCTGCCACGAAATGGGCGTCTTCGGGGCAGCCTATCTGAGGCAACAGCTCAACCTTCCCGGAAATCCTGATTCAAAAAGGGTCCTCCACTTTCGGGACAAGTACCTCCAGAAGAACAGCCTGCCGCCGCACGTGCGCCGCGCGCACTGCCGGTACGTGCCGAGCGGCACCACCTTCGAGGAGCTCGCCACCGAGCTCGGCAACCCCTTCGTCATCAAACCGGCGAACGGAGGCGGCTCGCTCCGTACGACTATCGTGCGCTCGCCGGAGGATTACGAGCAGGCTCTGAACCCCTTTCCCGACCGCTCGGACGTCGCGGTCGTCGCGGAATCCTTCATCGACGCCCCGGAGATCTACGTCGACGGCGTCTGGGGCGACGGGGGCCTGCGGTGGTGGACCCTGGTGGGGTATCACGCCTCGCCCCTCAGCGCCGCGCAGGGCGGCATCATGGCCGCGTACATCCTGGACAGGAGGCTGCACGCGGCACTGTACGAGCAGGCGGAGACGCTGGCCACGGACGCGCTGAAGAGTCTCGAAGCGCCCGACTGCGTCTTCCACCTCGAAATGTTCAAGGAAGCCGAGGGGCTGACGTTCGGCGAATGCGCACTGCGTCTCCCCGGTGGCCTTTCCCCGCGATGCAATGAACTGACGTACGGCGTCAACCTCTTTGACATCGAGATCAGCCTGGCTCTCGGCGAGGGAGTTCCGCCGATCGAGGCCGACCCGAACCCCGAGCGCTTTCACGCGCATATTCTTCTGCGCCCCTCGACCAACGGCACGGCGACCCAAGCCGATTTCGAGCGCGCCTTCCAGCTCGACGAGATCTCCTACCCCTCGACGCCCGACGCGCGCGTGGGCCCCTACGGGATGGTCGGTTACGCGATCGTTTCCGACGCGGACGAGGCGACGTTGCAGAAGAAGATCGAGGACATCGTGAGATTCAACGAGGTCTGCTGA
- a CDS encoding ABC transporter substrate-binding protein — MRRPRLAPAALLLPLALLLAACTGTSSADTSSGGAGGSVDGKGSLTLNVGDQRGGSEAVLRAAGELDDLTYKIRWSTFTSGPPLLEAINAKAVDLGAVGNTPPVFAAGADSKISVIAASHGTANGEAILVPNDSPLKSAADLKGKSVAVAQGSSAHYQLVASLKKAGLDFDDIKAKYLQPADALAAFTGGKVDAWAVWDPYTSQILQPKKGRVLADGEGVVNGISFQVAAPGALGDEKKSAAIDDYLKRLRRAQAWVYKHPQEWAKVWAKDTGLPYEVALASVKRSNGTRVPVAVDKNVISTEQDIADTFTDLKLIPRRIDFGDFVDTRFNGGLPPSTTAPRTYPEEN, encoded by the coding sequence ATGCGACGACCACGCCTCGCCCCAGCCGCCCTGCTCCTCCCCCTGGCCCTGCTGCTCGCCGCCTGCACCGGCACCTCGTCCGCCGACACCTCGTCGGGCGGTGCCGGTGGCTCGGTCGACGGCAAGGGGTCGCTCACCCTCAACGTCGGCGACCAGAGGGGAGGTTCGGAAGCGGTGCTGCGTGCGGCCGGGGAACTCGACGACCTCACGTACAAGATCCGCTGGTCGACCTTCACCTCCGGGCCCCCGCTGCTCGAAGCGATCAACGCCAAGGCCGTCGACCTCGGCGCGGTGGGCAACACGCCGCCCGTCTTCGCGGCGGGCGCCGACTCGAAGATCTCGGTCATCGCCGCGAGCCACGGCACGGCGAACGGCGAGGCGATCCTCGTCCCGAACGACTCGCCCCTGAAGAGCGCCGCGGACCTCAAGGGCAAGTCGGTCGCGGTGGCGCAGGGTTCGTCGGCGCACTACCAGCTCGTCGCCTCCCTCAAGAAGGCCGGGCTCGACTTCGACGACATCAAGGCCAAGTACCTGCAACCCGCCGACGCGCTCGCCGCCTTCACCGGCGGCAAGGTGGACGCCTGGGCCGTCTGGGATCCGTACACCTCGCAGATCCTCCAGCCCAAGAAAGGGCGCGTCCTGGCCGACGGCGAAGGCGTGGTGAACGGGATCAGCTTCCAGGTGGCGGCGCCCGGCGCGCTCGGGGACGAGAAGAAGTCCGCGGCGATCGACGACTACCTCAAGCGGCTGCGCAGGGCCCAGGCCTGGGTCTACAAGCACCCGCAGGAGTGGGCGAAGGTCTGGGCGAAGGACACGGGTCTGCCGTACGAGGTCGCCCTCGCGTCGGTCAAGCGCAGCAACGGCACCCGCGTCCCCGTCGCCGTGGACAAGAACGTGATCAGCACCGAGCAGGACATCGCTGACACCTTCACCGACCTGAAGCTGATCCCGCGCCGCATCGACTTCGGCGACTTCGTCGACACCCGCTTCAACGGCGGTCTGCCGCCCTCCACCACCGCGCCGCGCACGTACCCCGAGGAGAACTGA
- a CDS encoding ABC transporter ATP-binding protein: protein MATDVHRPVTTPAVNAPTGSAPFAVRVDGLTRSFDGRAVIDRLHLDVKPGEFVALLGRSGCGKSTLLRILAGLDRDIEGTVLVPRRKAVAFQSPRLMPWKRVWRNVLLGLPGKPRRDVAEQALTEVGLKHRTDAWPKTLSGGEAQRASLARALVREPDLLLLDEPFGALDALTRIKAQRLVDELWQRRGCAVLLVTHDVEEAVLLADRVLVMDEGVIAYEREIDLDRPRGIADPRFAEIRAELLRRLGVEQPDATQNPSHNVS from the coding sequence CCCTTCGCCGTACGCGTGGACGGCCTGACCCGCTCCTTCGACGGGCGCGCCGTGATCGACCGGCTCCACCTCGACGTCAAGCCGGGCGAGTTCGTGGCGCTGCTCGGACGCAGCGGCTGCGGCAAGTCGACCCTCCTGCGCATCCTCGCCGGACTCGACCGCGACATCGAGGGCACCGTCCTCGTACCGCGCCGCAAGGCCGTCGCGTTCCAGTCGCCGCGGCTGATGCCGTGGAAGCGGGTGTGGCGCAACGTGCTGCTCGGCCTGCCCGGCAAGCCCCGGCGCGATGTCGCGGAACAGGCGTTGACCGAGGTCGGCCTCAAGCACCGCACGGACGCCTGGCCCAAGACGCTCTCCGGCGGCGAGGCCCAGCGCGCCTCGCTGGCCCGCGCCCTGGTGCGCGAGCCCGATCTGCTCCTGCTCGACGAGCCGTTCGGCGCGCTCGACGCACTGACCCGGATCAAGGCTCAGCGCCTCGTCGACGAGTTGTGGCAGCGCCGCGGCTGCGCGGTGCTGCTCGTCACGCACGACGTCGAGGAGGCCGTGCTGCTCGCCGACCGCGTGCTCGTCATGGATGAGGGCGTCATCGCGTACGAGAGGGAGATCGATCTGGACCGGCCGCGCGGGATCGCCGATCCGCGGTTCGCCGAGATCCGGGCGGAGCTGCTGCGGCGGCTCGGCGTGGAGCAGCCCGATGCCACCCAAAACCCTTCACACAACGTCTCCTGA
- a CDS encoding LLM class flavin-dependent oxidoreductase translates to MTVHLHWFLPTGGDGRTLVDRHAYTDGGITRSRVTPVSGVRAPDIEYLAQIAKAAEQLGFEAVLTPTGTWCEDAWLTTVALAQHTERLKFLVAFRPGVISPVLAAQMAATYQRITRGRLLLNVVTGGDSTEQRRFGDHLDHDRRYSRTDEFLSVVRGVWSGLPYDFDGEHYRIDGGLTALPPDPLPEIFFGGSSAAAGPVAARHSDVYLTWGEPPEQVKQKIDWIRGLAEREGRTVRFGIRLHTISRDSAAEAWATANRLLDDLDPDTVAAAQEALGRSESVGQQRMLALHGGSRDKLEIAPNLWAGVGLVRGGAGTALVGSHADVADRIEEYHALGVDHFVLSGYPHLEEAYWFGEGVSPDLARRGLLARIPASPLGGVPAANGRPASAPGGAPLLVAGGR, encoded by the coding sequence ATGACCGTCCACCTGCACTGGTTCCTGCCGACCGGCGGCGACGGCCGCACCCTCGTCGACCGGCACGCCTACACCGACGGCGGCATCACGCGCTCCCGCGTCACTCCGGTCAGCGGTGTGCGGGCGCCCGACATCGAGTACCTCGCCCAGATCGCCAAGGCCGCCGAGCAGTTGGGCTTCGAGGCGGTGCTCACGCCGACCGGGACGTGGTGCGAGGACGCGTGGCTGACGACGGTCGCGCTCGCCCAGCACACCGAACGCCTCAAGTTCCTCGTGGCGTTCCGCCCCGGCGTCATCTCCCCCGTGCTCGCCGCGCAGATGGCGGCGACCTATCAGCGCATCACGCGCGGACGGCTGCTCCTGAACGTGGTCACGGGCGGCGACTCGACCGAACAGCGCCGGTTCGGCGACCACTTGGACCACGACCGCCGCTACTCCCGCACCGACGAGTTCCTCTCGGTCGTCCGCGGGGTGTGGAGCGGGCTGCCGTACGACTTCGACGGCGAGCACTACCGGATCGACGGCGGCCTGACCGCGCTGCCGCCCGACCCGCTGCCGGAGATCTTCTTCGGCGGCTCGTCGGCGGCCGCCGGGCCGGTCGCCGCGCGGCACAGCGATGTCTATCTGACCTGGGGCGAGCCGCCGGAGCAGGTCAAGCAGAAGATCGACTGGATCCGCGGGCTCGCCGAGCGCGAAGGACGCACGGTCCGCTTCGGCATCCGGCTGCACACGATCTCGCGCGACTCCGCGGCCGAGGCGTGGGCGACCGCGAACCGGCTGCTCGACGATCTCGACCCGGACACCGTGGCGGCCGCGCAGGAGGCGCTCGGCCGCAGCGAGTCGGTCGGCCAGCAGCGGATGCTCGCGCTGCACGGCGGCTCCCGGGACAAGCTGGAGATCGCGCCCAACCTGTGGGCGGGCGTGGGCCTCGTGCGCGGCGGCGCGGGCACGGCGCTCGTCGGCAGTCACGCGGACGTCGCCGACCGCATCGAGGAGTACCACGCCCTGGGCGTGGACCACTTCGTGCTGTCCGGCTATCCGCACCTGGAGGAGGCGTACTGGTTCGGCGAGGGCGTGAGCCCCGACCTGGCGCGGCGCGGTCTGCTCGCGCGCATTCCGGCCTCGCCCCTGGGCGGGGTGCCCGCGGCGAACGGCCGTCCCGCGTCCGCGCCCGGCGGCGCGCCGCTGCTGGTGGCCGGCGGACGCTGA
- a CDS encoding aminotransferase class I/II-fold pyridoxal phosphate-dependent enzyme gives MRRPIDIDALRRVLCAALGTDAPVCTPARLGVEVGACTAPTERPTLVGGAAPYAPTTPAPTPQALDALIEQARSLGVAQLLVPHVRRTDDPGALRAAGFVPVAADSECVVRLTEDVDVLLRGRVGADRLRELRAHHEAVSQDLTWERIPLSELTAHGWARDAFVALHRRVAERAGHGPTPYNADALDALAHGAPADRAELLVRRRKEVADAEDAVVQVALLVESHTGRGIYHLAGAVGHHDPVARESLEDATLYRLCLDARSSGLEWVHLGSGGSERKRGVGADLFVPLDHWLRAPDLPPAAEEADSALSRFATDPVAAVPVPGPARFRRQPRFDTIDLSSNTNPFLGADAVYPHLDTTELARTYLTTIAKLPGHQGVEALSPEHVLFSSGSVDGAMLLLAALASPGESVCVTPPTFPLYAHFARVLRLPVVDSPLRGDDLDELDVEGILAADPRVTFLCDPNNPVGTRLDRAQVLDLVTRTRGIVVIDEAYAEFSDTPSYAGRVAEHDNLIVLRTLSKAWGLAGARCGIALARPGLVDALRRVQVPFGFTDASQRAARHRLTNSHEALDSVRRIRAERDRMAAALAEHPSVERVFPSETNFLLVRLHKHEQVMARFAAAGIVVADTGFVIPATCRVSIGDRRANDTLLAALSASV, from the coding sequence ATGCGCAGGCCCATCGACATCGACGCGCTCCGGCGTGTGCTGTGCGCCGCCCTCGGCACCGACGCGCCGGTGTGCACGCCGGCCCGACTGGGCGTGGAAGTCGGCGCGTGCACCGCGCCGACCGAGCGGCCCACCCTGGTCGGCGGCGCGGCACCGTACGCACCGACCACCCCCGCCCCCACGCCCCAGGCCCTCGACGCGCTCATCGAGCAGGCGCGCTCCCTCGGCGTCGCCCAACTCCTCGTCCCCCATGTGCGGCGCACCGACGACCCCGGCGCGCTGCGGGCCGCGGGCTTCGTCCCCGTCGCCGCCGACAGCGAATGCGTCGTACGGCTGACCGAGGACGTGGACGTTCTGCTGCGCGGTCGCGTCGGGGCCGACCGGCTCCGCGAACTCCGCGCGCACCACGAGGCGGTGTCCCAGGACCTGACCTGGGAGCGGATCCCCTTGAGCGAGCTGACCGCGCACGGCTGGGCGCGCGATGCCTTCGTCGCGCTCCATCGGCGGGTCGCCGAGCGCGCGGGGCACGGCCCGACGCCGTACAACGCCGACGCTCTCGACGCGCTGGCCCACGGCGCCCCGGCGGACCGCGCCGAGCTGCTCGTGCGCCGCCGCAAGGAGGTCGCGGACGCCGAGGACGCAGTCGTCCAGGTCGCGCTCCTGGTGGAGTCCCACACCGGGCGCGGGATCTACCACCTCGCGGGGGCCGTCGGTCACCACGATCCCGTCGCACGCGAGAGCCTCGAAGACGCCACTCTGTACCGGCTCTGCCTCGACGCGCGGAGCTCCGGTCTGGAGTGGGTCCACCTGGGCTCCGGGGGCTCCGAGCGCAAGCGGGGCGTGGGCGCCGACCTGTTCGTCCCCCTCGACCACTGGCTGCGCGCCCCTGACCTGCCGCCCGCCGCCGAAGAAGCCGACAGCGCCCTGTCGCGGTTCGCGACCGATCCGGTCGCCGCGGTCCCGGTGCCCGGCCCCGCCCGCTTCCGCCGCCAGCCGCGCTTCGACACGATCGACCTGTCGAGCAACACCAATCCGTTCCTCGGCGCCGACGCCGTCTACCCCCATCTCGACACCACCGAACTCGCCAGGACCTATCTGACGACGATCGCGAAGCTGCCCGGCCACCAGGGTGTCGAGGCGCTGAGTCCGGAGCACGTGCTGTTCTCCAGCGGGTCGGTCGACGGCGCCATGCTGCTGCTCGCGGCGCTGGCGTCACCCGGCGAGTCCGTCTGCGTCACGCCGCCCACCTTTCCGCTCTACGCCCACTTCGCCCGCGTCCTTCGCCTGCCCGTCGTCGACAGTCCGCTGCGCGGCGACGACCTCGACGAACTCGACGTCGAGGGGATCCTGGCCGCCGATCCCCGGGTGACGTTCCTGTGCGACCCGAACAATCCCGTCGGCACCCGGCTCGACCGGGCACAGGTGCTCGACCTGGTGACGCGCACCCGCGGCATCGTGGTGATCGACGAGGCCTACGCCGAGTTCAGCGACACCCCTTCGTACGCCGGTCGGGTCGCCGAGCACGACAACCTCATCGTGCTCAGGACCCTCTCCAAGGCGTGGGGGCTCGCGGGCGCGCGCTGCGGGATCGCGCTGGCCCGTCCCGGTCTCGTCGACGCGCTGCGGCGGGTGCAGGTGCCCTTCGGGTTCACGGACGCCTCCCAGCGCGCCGCGCGGCACCGGCTGACCAACTCCCACGAGGCGCTCGACAGCGTCCGGCGCATCCGTGCCGAGCGCGACCGGATGGCCGCGGCCCTCGCCGAACACCCCTCGGTGGAGCGGGTGTTCCCCTCGGAGACCAACTTCCTCCTCGTCCGGCTGCACAAGCACGAACAGGTGATGGCGCGGTTCGCCGCCGCGGGGATCGTGGTCGCCGACACCGGATTCGTCATTCCCGCCACCTGCCGCGTCTCGATCGGCGACCGCCGCGCGAACGACACGCTGCTCGCCGCGCTCTCCGCCTCGGTGTGA
- a CDS encoding NAD-dependent epimerase/dehydratase family protein, with amino-acid sequence MQGKKILLTGGTGQVARPVAEALAADNEVWCLGRFGDLSARKALEERGAHTFTWDMAAGDLTDLPDDFTHVLHSAVHRGDGKDFDETARVNAAGTAQLMTHCATAEAFLYVSSGVVYNRADRTHRYRESDPLGGAAPWLPTYPIAKLSAEGVVRGLSEALGLPSVIARLNIAYGVHGHGGVPMILFNQMRAGRPCAVPREGQNYCNLLHVDDLVRQVPLLWGAAQAPARVLNWGGDEEVGMTDLLTYMSELTGVPVRLDPGDLSRETAIFDHDARRALIGDCAVGWRAGIARTMAELFEEYRDRIDAYVTEHGIGTSVGQPVGERG; translated from the coding sequence ATGCAAGGCAAGAAGATTCTGCTGACCGGCGGGACCGGGCAGGTCGCGCGGCCCGTGGCCGAGGCGCTCGCCGCCGACAACGAGGTGTGGTGCCTGGGCCGGTTCGGTGACCTGTCCGCGCGCAAGGCACTGGAGGAGCGCGGCGCCCACACCTTCACCTGGGACATGGCCGCCGGTGACCTGACGGACCTGCCGGACGACTTCACCCACGTACTGCACTCCGCGGTGCACCGCGGCGACGGCAAGGACTTCGACGAGACGGCCCGTGTCAACGCCGCGGGCACCGCCCAGTTGATGACGCACTGCGCCACCGCGGAGGCGTTCCTGTACGTGTCGTCCGGGGTCGTGTACAACCGGGCCGACCGCACCCACCGCTACCGCGAGAGCGACCCGCTGGGCGGTGCGGCGCCCTGGCTGCCGACGTACCCGATCGCGAAGCTGTCCGCGGAGGGCGTGGTCCGGGGGCTGAGCGAGGCGCTCGGGCTGCCCTCGGTGATCGCCCGGCTCAACATCGCCTACGGCGTGCACGGCCACGGCGGCGTACCCATGATCCTCTTCAACCAGATGCGGGCGGGCCGCCCCTGCGCGGTGCCGCGCGAGGGGCAGAACTACTGCAACCTCCTGCACGTCGACGACCTCGTCCGCCAGGTGCCGCTGCTCTGGGGCGCTGCGCAGGCGCCCGCGCGCGTACTCAACTGGGGCGGCGACGAGGAGGTCGGCATGACCGACCTCCTGACGTATATGTCCGAGCTCACCGGCGTGCCGGTGCGGCTCGACCCGGGCGACCTCAGCCGGGAGACGGCGATCTTCGACCACGACGCCCGCCGCGCGCTGATCGGCGACTGCGCCGTCGGCTGGCGGGCCGGGATCGCCCGCACCATGGCCGAGCTGTTCGAGGAGTACCGCGACCGCATCGACGCGTACGTCACCGAACACGGCATCGGGACGTCCGTCGGTCAGCCCGTCGGCGAACGGGGTTAG